A region from the Triticum urartu cultivar G1812 chromosome 1, Tu2.1, whole genome shotgun sequence genome encodes:
- the LOC125528820 gene encoding ubiquitin-conjugating enzyme E2 36-like — MANSNLPRRIIKETQRLLSEPAPGISASPSEENMRYFNVMVLGPAQSPYEGGVFKLELFLPEEYPMAAPKVRFLTKIYHPNIDKLGRICLDILKDKWSPALQIRTVLLSIQALLSAPNPDDPLSENVAKHWKSNEAEAVETAKEWTRMYASGA; from the exons ATGGCCAACAGCAACCTCCCCCGCCGGATCATCAAG GAGACGCAGCGGCTGCTCAGCGAGCCAG CGCCGGGGATCAGCGCCTCGCCGTCGGAGGAGAACATGCGCTACTTCAATGTCATGGTCCTTGGCCCCGCGCAGTCGCCCTACGAAG GTGGAGTCTTCAAGCTTGAACTTTTCTTACCCGAGGAATATCCGATGGCTGCTCCTAAA GTTAGGTTTCTCACAAAAATATACCATCCCAACATTGACAAG CTTGGTAGAATATGCCTCGACATCCTAAAGGACAAGTGGAGTCCAGCTCTTCAGATACGCACTGTTCTTCTTAG CATTCAGGCACTGCTGAGCGCCCCAAACCCAGATGATCCTCTCTCAGAAAACGTCGCAAAACACTGGAAATCCAATGAAGCTGAAGCTGTTGAGACAG CGAAGGAATGGACTCGTATGTATGCCAGTGGCGCATGA